From the Candidatus Krumholzibacteriota bacterium genome, one window contains:
- the wecB gene encoding UDP-N-acetylglucosamine 2-epimerase (non-hydrolyzing) — MKAIVVVGARPNFMKAAPIVGEFRRRGRIRPVLVHTGQHYDENMSKVFFDDLGLPEPDIHLGVGSGSHAIQTAKIMTAFEKVVLAERPDLVIVVGDVNSTLACSLVAAKLLVPVAHVEAGLRSFDLEMPEEINRMVTDVLSRWCFTTSPEAEINLKREGVEEERIFFVGNVMIDSLLGYLDAAGRSPVLGRLKLEEGGYVLVTLHRPSNVDRPEVFRGILDALVRLSGERPVVFPVHPRTRGTIDGATPPMPAGPGLRLVDPVGYIDFLRLMRSAALVVTDSGGIQEETTVLGVPCVTVRENTERPITIEMGTNVLAGTDGRRVLAEAERLLREGPGEHRIPPLWDGGAAARIADVLEARVAGKR, encoded by the coding sequence GTGAAGGCGATCGTCGTCGTCGGCGCGCGGCCGAATTTCATGAAGGCGGCTCCCATCGTCGGGGAGTTCCGCCGCCGCGGACGGATACGGCCCGTCCTCGTCCACACGGGACAGCACTACGACGAGAACATGTCGAAGGTCTTCTTCGACGATCTCGGCCTTCCCGAGCCGGACATCCACCTCGGCGTCGGTTCCGGCTCCCACGCGATACAGACGGCGAAGATCATGACCGCCTTCGAGAAGGTTGTCCTCGCCGAGCGTCCCGATCTCGTCATCGTCGTCGGCGACGTCAACTCGACGCTGGCCTGCTCGCTCGTGGCGGCGAAGCTGCTCGTCCCTGTCGCCCACGTGGAAGCGGGGCTCAGGAGCTTCGACCTCGAGATGCCCGAGGAGATCAACCGGATGGTCACCGACGTCCTGTCGCGCTGGTGCTTCACCACCTCGCCCGAGGCGGAGATCAACCTGAAGCGCGAGGGGGTGGAAGAGGAACGGATCTTCTTCGTCGGCAACGTCATGATCGATTCCCTCCTCGGCTACCTCGATGCGGCCGGCCGGTCGCCGGTCCTCGGCCGCCTGAAGCTCGAGGAGGGAGGCTACGTACTCGTCACCCTTCACCGCCCGTCGAACGTCGACCGCCCGGAGGTCTTCCGCGGGATACTCGACGCCCTCGTTCGCCTGTCCGGAGAGCGCCCCGTCGTCTTCCCCGTCCACCCGCGCACGCGGGGGACGATCGACGGAGCGACGCCGCCGATGCCCGCGGGGCCGGGGCTGCGACTCGTCGATCCGGTCGGCTACATCGACTTCCTCCGCCTGATGCGCTCGGCGGCCCTCGTCGTCACCGACTCCGGGGGCATCCAGGAGGAGACGACCGTCCTCGGCGTGCCCTGCGTCACCGTGCGGGAGAACACCGAGCGGCCGATCACGATCGAGATGGGGACGAACGTGCTCGCGGGCACCGACGGGCGCCGCGTCCTCGCCGAGGCCGAACGTCTGCTCCGCGAGGGACCGGGCGAGCACCGGATCCCCCCGCTGTGGGACGGCGGAGCCGCGGCCAGGATCGCGGACGTTCTCGAGGCGCGCGTCGCCGGAAAGCGATGA